The following coding sequences lie in one Pseudomonas monsensis genomic window:
- a CDS encoding thiopurine S-methyltransferase, whose translation MQPEFWHKKWASNQIGFHLSEVNPYLQRHWPDLSIPATARVLVPLCGKSLDLAWLAGRGHQVLGIELSEKAIEDFFNEHQIQPQISEKGAFKVYRSDAIELWCGDFFALTASDVADCVAFYDRAALIALPAPMRERYAAHLQQILPQGVQGVLITLDYDQAQIPGPPFAVGDDEVKRLLGDLWQVQALEERDVLGESWKFLQAGVTRLEERVYRVSGR comes from the coding sequence ATGCAGCCTGAGTTTTGGCACAAAAAGTGGGCGTCGAATCAGATCGGCTTTCATCTGTCGGAGGTGAATCCGTATTTGCAACGGCACTGGCCGGATCTGTCGATCCCGGCAACGGCGCGGGTGCTTGTGCCTCTGTGCGGGAAAAGTCTGGATCTGGCGTGGCTGGCAGGGCGCGGTCATCAGGTGCTCGGGATCGAACTGTCGGAAAAGGCCATTGAGGACTTTTTCAACGAGCACCAGATACAGCCGCAGATCAGCGAGAAGGGCGCATTCAAAGTCTATCGCAGTGATGCCATCGAGTTGTGGTGCGGCGATTTCTTTGCGCTGACGGCGAGCGATGTGGCGGATTGCGTGGCCTTTTACGACCGCGCCGCGCTGATTGCCTTGCCCGCGCCGATGCGTGAGCGCTATGCGGCGCATCTTCAGCAGATCCTGCCGCAGGGTGTGCAAGGGGTGTTGATTACGCTGGATTACGATCAGGCGCAGATACCAGGTCCGCCATTTGCGGTGGGGGATGATGAGGTAAAGCGGTTGCTCGGGGATCTCTGGCAGGTGCAGGCGCTGGAAGAGCGGGATGTGCTGGGTGAGAGCTGGAAGTTTCTGCAGGCAGGCGTGACGCGGCTGGAGGAGCGGGTTTACCGGGTTTCTGGCCGATAG
- a CDS encoding DODA-type extradiol aromatic ring-opening family dioxygenase produces MFPSLFISHGSPMLALEPGASGPALARLAAELPRPKAIVIVSAHWESDELLVSSHPQPETWHDFGGFPRALFEVQYPAPGDPQLATEVTKLLNAAHLPARLDPQRPFDHGVWVPLSLMYPQADIPVVQVSLPTRGGPALQTRVGRALAGLRDQGLLLIGSGSITHNLRELDWHAGPESVAPWARDFRDWMIDKLAANDEAALQDYRQQAPNAVRSHPSDEHLLPLYFARGAGGEFSVAHQGFTMGALGMDIYRFG; encoded by the coding sequence ATGTTTCCCAGCCTGTTTATTTCCCATGGTTCGCCCATGCTCGCTCTCGAGCCCGGCGCCAGCGGCCCGGCACTGGCCCGACTGGCCGCCGAGCTGCCCCGTCCCAAAGCCATCGTGATCGTCTCTGCCCATTGGGAGAGCGACGAATTGCTGGTCAGTAGTCATCCACAGCCCGAAACCTGGCACGACTTCGGCGGCTTTCCTCGGGCGCTGTTTGAAGTGCAGTACCCGGCACCGGGCGATCCGCAACTGGCGACCGAAGTCACCAAACTGCTGAACGCCGCGCATCTGCCTGCACGCCTCGACCCGCAACGGCCGTTCGATCACGGCGTGTGGGTGCCGTTGTCGTTGATGTACCCGCAGGCGGATATCCCGGTGGTGCAGGTTTCACTACCGACTCGTGGTGGTCCGGCACTGCAAACCCGGGTCGGCCGTGCGCTGGCAGGGCTGCGTGATCAGGGACTTTTGCTGATCGGGTCCGGGAGCATCACCCATAATCTGCGGGAACTGGATTGGCATGCGGGTCCGGAGAGCGTCGCGCCATGGGCACGGGATTTTCGCGACTGGATGATCGACAAGCTGGCGGCAAATGATGAGGCGGCGCTGCAAGACTACCGTCAGCAAGCACCGAATGCGGTGCGCAGCCATCCGAGTGATGAGCATTTGTTGCCGTTGTATTTCGCCCGGGGCGCGGGGGGTGAATTCAGTGTGGCGCATCAGGGATTCACGATGGGTGCGCTGGGGATGGATATCTATCGCTTCGGCTGA
- a CDS encoding spermidine synthase: MTEERVEHLLAEVQDEFGVIRVLEVADYRFLEFGDAIEQSCVFTADPSWLEYDYTRAMLIGALCHEQPESALFLGLGAGTLTQACLKFLPLEDVEAIELRPDVPRLAIEYLGLDDDPRLYIRVGDALELLPTAEPADLIFVDLYTDVGPGVGHLAWSFLGDCQKRLNPGGWLVINQWATDDGKPLGAALLRGLYHRHYWELPVKEGNVILIVPADLDQALDMQALTARAAALAPKLGYSLQSLINAIRPAT, encoded by the coding sequence ATGACTGAGGAGCGCGTCGAGCATCTGCTCGCCGAAGTACAGGATGAGTTCGGCGTGATTCGCGTGCTGGAAGTGGCTGATTACCGCTTTCTGGAGTTCGGTGATGCCATCGAGCAAAGCTGCGTGTTTACCGCCGATCCAAGCTGGCTGGAATACGACTACACCCGGGCGATGCTGATTGGCGCGCTGTGCCACGAGCAACCGGAGAGCGCGCTGTTCCTCGGCCTCGGTGCTGGCACGCTGACCCAGGCCTGCCTCAAGTTCCTGCCGCTGGAGGACGTCGAAGCCATCGAACTGCGCCCGGACGTACCGCGTCTGGCGATCGAATACCTCGGGCTGGACGACGATCCGCGGCTGTACATTCGTGTTGGCGATGCGCTGGAGTTGTTGCCGACGGCCGAGCCTGCAGATCTGATTTTCGTCGATCTGTATACCGATGTCGGTCCTGGCGTCGGGCATCTGGCATGGAGTTTCCTCGGTGACTGTCAGAAACGCCTGAATCCGGGCGGCTGGCTGGTGATCAACCAGTGGGCCACCGATGACGGCAAACCGCTGGGCGCCGCGCTGTTGCGCGGGCTCTATCACCGGCATTACTGGGAACTGCCGGTGAAGGAGGGCAATGTGATTCTGATTGTGCCGGCGGACCTCGATCAGGCGCTGGACATGCAGGCGCTGACTGCGCGGGCTGCAGCCCTGGCGCCGAAGTTGGGGTATTCGTTGCAGTCGTTGATCAATGCGATTCGCCCGGCGACCTGA
- a CDS encoding glutathione peroxidase, whose amino-acid sequence MSDNLLNIPCTTIKGEQKTLADFAGKAVLVVNTASKCGFTPQYKGLEQLWQTYKDQGLVVLGFPCNQFGKQEPGNEGAISEFCELNYGVSFPLFKKIDVNGAEAHPLFVQLKKRAPGVLGSQGIKWNFTKFLIGKDGQLVKRFSPATKPQDLTGEIEALLK is encoded by the coding sequence ATGAGCGACAACCTGCTGAATATTCCGTGCACCACCATCAAGGGTGAGCAAAAGACCCTGGCTGATTTCGCTGGCAAAGCGGTGCTGGTGGTCAATACCGCCAGCAAATGCGGTTTCACTCCACAATACAAAGGCCTTGAGCAACTGTGGCAGACCTACAAGGACCAGGGCCTGGTCGTGCTGGGTTTCCCGTGTAATCAATTTGGCAAGCAAGAGCCGGGCAATGAAGGCGCGATCAGCGAGTTCTGCGAGCTTAACTACGGCGTCAGTTTCCCGTTGTTCAAGAAGATCGACGTCAACGGTGCCGAGGCCCATCCGCTGTTCGTGCAGTTGAAAAAACGTGCCCCGGGTGTGCTCGGCTCCCAGGGCATCAAGTGGAACTTCACCAAGTTCCTGATCGGCAAGGACGGCCAGTTGGTCAAGCGTTTCTCCCCGGCCACCAAGCCGCAGGACCTGACTGGCGAGATCGAAGCCCTGCTCAAATGA
- the htpX gene encoding protease HtpX yields the protein MMRILLFLATNLAVVLIASITLSLFGFNGFMAANGVDLDLSQLLVFCAVFGFAGSLFSLFISKWMAKMSTGTQIISQPRTRHEQWLLQTVEQLSREAGIKMPEVGIFPAYEANAFATGWNKNDALVAVSQGLLERFSPDEVKAVLAHEIGHVANGDMVTLALIQGVVNTFVMFFARIIGNFVDKVIFKNEEGQGIAYYVATIFAELVLGILASAIVMWFSRKREFRADEAGARLAGTNAMIGALQRLRAEQGLPVHMPDTLNAFGINGGIKQGFARMFMSHPPLEERIDALRRRG from the coding sequence ATGATGCGCATCCTGCTGTTTTTGGCCACTAACCTGGCGGTCGTGCTGATAGCCAGCATCACCCTGAGCCTGTTCGGCTTCAACGGGTTCATGGCGGCCAACGGGGTTGATCTCGACCTTAGTCAGCTGCTGGTTTTCTGTGCGGTCTTTGGTTTCGCCGGCTCCCTGTTCTCGCTGTTCATCTCCAAGTGGATGGCGAAAATGAGCACCGGTACCCAGATCATCAGCCAGCCACGTACCCGGCATGAGCAATGGCTGCTGCAAACGGTGGAGCAACTGTCCCGCGAAGCCGGGATCAAGATGCCCGAAGTCGGTATCTTCCCGGCCTACGAAGCAAACGCCTTCGCCACCGGCTGGAACAAGAACGACGCGCTGGTCGCGGTCAGCCAGGGTCTGCTGGAGCGCTTTTCGCCCGACGAGGTGAAAGCGGTGCTGGCCCACGAAATCGGTCACGTGGCCAACGGTGACATGGTTACCCTGGCACTGATTCAGGGCGTGGTGAACACTTTCGTGATGTTCTTCGCACGGATCATCGGTAACTTCGTCGACAAGGTGATCTTCAAGAACGAAGAAGGCCAGGGCATCGCCTACTACGTGGCGACCATCTTCGCCGAACTGGTGCTGGGCATTCTCGCCAGCGCGATCGTCATGTGGTTCTCGCGCAAACGCGAATTCCGTGCCGACGAAGCCGGTGCACGCCTGGCTGGCACCAACGCCATGATCGGCGCCCTGCAACGCCTGCGCGCCGAACAGGGCCTGCCGGTGCACATGCCGGACACCCTGAACGCCTTTGGCATCAACGGTGGCATCAAACAGGGCTTTGCCCGTATGTTCATGAGCCACCCGCCTCTGGAAGAGCGTATCGACGCGTTGCGTCGTCGCGGTTGA
- a CDS encoding class II 3-deoxy-7-phosphoheptulonate synthase, with protein sequence MSQPWSPDSWRALPIQQQPQYPDAAHLRQVEQTLASYPPLVFAGEARELRRQFAEVTQGRAFLLQGGDCAESFAEFSAAKIRDTFKVLLQMAIVMTFAAGCPVVKVGRMAGQFAKPRSANDETLDGVTLPAYRGDIVNGIGFDEKSRVPDPERLLQSYHQSTATLNLLRAFAQGGFADLHQVHKWNLDFIANSALAEKYSHLADRIDETLAFMRACGMDSSPQLRETSFFTAHEALLLNYEEAFVRRDSLTNDYYDCSAHMLWIGDRTRQLDGAHVEFLRGVNNPIGVKVGPSMNPDDLIRLIDVLNPDNDPGRLNLIARMGAKKVGDHLPALIRAVQREGKQVLWSSDPMHGNTIKASSGYKTRDFAQILGEVKQFFQVHEAEGSYAGGIHIEMTGQNVTECIGGARPITEDGLSDRYHTHCDPRMNADQSLELAFLIAETLKQVRR encoded by the coding sequence ATGAGCCAACCGTGGAGCCCTGACAGCTGGCGTGCCCTGCCGATCCAGCAACAACCCCAATACCCCGACGCCGCGCATCTGCGTCAGGTCGAGCAGACTCTGGCCAGCTACCCGCCGCTGGTGTTTGCCGGCGAAGCGCGCGAGCTGCGCCGGCAGTTTGCCGAAGTAACCCAGGGCCGGGCGTTCCTGCTGCAGGGCGGCGATTGCGCGGAAAGCTTTGCCGAGTTCTCTGCGGCGAAGATTCGCGACACTTTTAAAGTGTTGTTGCAAATGGCGATCGTCATGACCTTCGCCGCCGGTTGCCCGGTGGTCAAGGTCGGGCGCATGGCCGGTCAGTTCGCCAAGCCGCGCTCGGCCAACGATGAAACCCTCGACGGTGTGACCCTGCCGGCCTACCGCGGCGACATCGTCAACGGCATCGGCTTCGACGAAAAGAGCCGCGTGCCGGATCCGGAGCGCCTGCTGCAGTCCTATCACCAGTCCACCGCCACCCTGAACCTGTTGCGCGCCTTCGCCCAGGGTGGGTTTGCCGACCTGCATCAGGTGCACAAGTGGAACCTGGACTTCATCGCCAACTCGGCACTCGCCGAAAAGTACAGCCACCTTGCCGATCGCATTGATGAAACCCTGGCGTTCATGCGTGCCTGCGGCATGGACAGCTCGCCCCAACTGCGCGAAACCAGTTTTTTCACCGCCCACGAGGCGCTGCTGCTGAACTACGAAGAAGCCTTCGTGCGTCGCGACAGCCTGACCAACGATTACTACGATTGCTCGGCGCACATGCTGTGGATCGGCGACCGCACCCGTCAGCTCGACGGCGCCCATGTCGAATTCCTGCGCGGGGTGAACAACCCGATCGGAGTGAAAGTCGGCCCGAGCATGAACCCGGACGACCTGATCCGCCTGATCGACGTGCTCAACCCGGACAACGACCCGGGCCGCCTGAACCTGATCGCTCGCATGGGCGCGAAGAAGGTCGGCGATCACCTGCCGGCGCTGATTCGCGCCGTACAGCGTGAGGGCAAGCAGGTGCTGTGGAGTTCCGACCCGATGCACGGCAACACGATCAAGGCGAGCAGCGGCTACAAGACCCGCGACTTCGCGCAGATCCTTGGCGAGGTGAAGCAGTTCTTCCAGGTGCACGAAGCCGAAGGCAGTTATGCCGGCGGGATTCACATCGAGATGACCGGGCAGAATGTGACCGAGTGCATCGGTGGTGCGCGGCCGATCACTGAAGATGGGTTGTCGGACCGTTATCACACCCACTGCGATCCACGGATGAATGCCGATCAGTCGCTGGAACTGGCGTTTTTGATTGCCGAAACGCTGAAACAAGTCCGGCGCTGA
- a CDS encoding pyridoxal phosphate-dependent aminotransferase, producing MQFSKSNKLANVCYDIRGPVLKHAKRLEEEGQRILKLNIGNPAPFGFEAPDEILQDVIRNLPTAQGYSDSKGLFSARKAVMQYYQQKQVEGVGIEDIYLGNGVSELIVMSLQALLNNGDEVLVPAPDYPLWTAAVSLAGGNAVHYLCDEGAGWFPDLADIKAKITPNTKAMVIINPNNPTGAVYSKEVLLGMLEIARAHNLVVFSDEIYDKILYDDAVHICTASLAPDLLCLTFNGLSKSYRVAGFRSGWIAISGPKHNAQSYIEGIDMLANMRLCANVPSQHAIQTALGGYQSINDLVLPQGRLLEQRNRTWELLNDIPGVSCVKPMGALYAFPKIDPKVCPIHNDEKFVLDLLLSEKLLVVQGTAFNWPWPDHFRVVTLPRVDDLEMAIGRIGNFLKSYRQ from the coding sequence ATGCAGTTCAGCAAATCGAACAAGCTCGCCAACGTCTGCTACGACATTCGCGGCCCGGTGCTCAAGCACGCCAAACGACTGGAGGAGGAAGGCCAGCGCATCCTCAAGCTGAACATCGGCAACCCGGCGCCATTTGGTTTCGAAGCGCCGGACGAAATCCTTCAGGATGTGATCCGCAACCTGCCGACCGCGCAAGGCTACAGTGACTCCAAAGGCCTGTTCAGCGCGCGCAAGGCCGTGATGCAGTACTACCAGCAGAAGCAGGTCGAAGGTGTCGGCATCGAAGACATCTACCTGGGCAACGGTGTTTCCGAGCTGATCGTGATGTCGTTGCAGGCATTGCTCAACAACGGTGACGAAGTGCTGGTGCCGGCCCCGGACTATCCGCTGTGGACCGCTGCCGTGAGCCTTGCCGGTGGCAACGCCGTGCATTACCTGTGCGACGAAGGCGCCGGCTGGTTCCCGGACCTGGCCGACATCAAGGCCAAGATCACCCCGAACACCAAAGCGATGGTGATCATCAACCCGAACAACCCGACCGGTGCGGTGTATTCGAAGGAAGTCCTGCTAGGCATGCTGGAAATTGCCCGGGCGCACAACCTGGTGGTGTTCTCCGACGAAATCTACGACAAGATCCTGTACGACGACGCCGTGCACATCTGCACCGCTTCGCTGGCGCCCGACCTGCTGTGCCTGACCTTCAACGGCCTGTCCAAGTCCTATCGCGTGGCCGGTTTCCGCTCCGGCTGGATCGCCATTTCCGGACCGAAGCACAACGCCCAGAGCTACATCGAAGGCATCGACATGCTCGCCAACATGCGCCTGTGCGCCAACGTACCGAGCCAGCACGCCATCCAGACCGCCTTGGGCGGCTACCAGAGCATCAACGACCTGGTGTTGCCGCAGGGTCGCCTGCTGGAACAACGCAATCGCACCTGGGAGTTGCTCAACGACATTCCGGGCGTGAGCTGCGTCAAGCCGATGGGCGCGCTGTACGCGTTCCCGAAAATCGACCCGAAGGTCTGCCCGATCCACAACGACGAAAAATTCGTCCTCGACCTGCTGCTCTCGGAAAAGCTGCTGGTGGTGCAAGGCACGGCGTTCAACTGGCCGTGGCCGGATCACTTCCGTGTCGTCACCCTGCCCCGCGTCGATGACCTGGAAATGGCCATCGGCCGCATCGGCAACTTCCTCAAGTCGTACCGCCAGTAA
- a CDS encoding crotonase/enoyl-CoA hydratase family protein, translating to MNQPCAGRVSRERRGHVHLIGLDRAAKRNAFDLDLLNELSLAYGEFEADSEARVAVVFGHGEHFTAGLDLVNASSALAQGWQVPTGGCDPWGVFVGPRVSKPVIVAAQGYCLTIGIELMLAADINLCASNTRFAQMEVQRGIFPFGGATLRFQQIAGWGNAMRWLLTGDEFDAHDALRLGLVQEVMASEDLLPRAIELAERIARQAPLGVQATLMSARQARYEGETAAAQGLPALVKKLLASEDAKEGVRSLVERRPGIFKGI from the coding sequence ATGAATCAGCCCTGCGCCGGCCGCGTCAGCCGTGAACGTCGTGGTCATGTCCACCTGATCGGCCTGGATCGAGCCGCCAAACGCAACGCCTTCGACCTCGACCTGCTCAACGAACTGAGCCTGGCCTACGGCGAGTTCGAGGCCGACAGCGAAGCGCGGGTGGCGGTGGTGTTCGGGCATGGCGAGCACTTTACCGCTGGCCTGGATCTGGTCAACGCCAGTTCGGCCCTCGCCCAGGGCTGGCAGGTTCCGACCGGCGGTTGCGATCCATGGGGTGTTTTCGTCGGGCCACGGGTGAGCAAGCCAGTGATTGTCGCCGCGCAGGGTTACTGCCTGACCATCGGCATTGAGCTGATGCTGGCAGCCGATATAAACCTGTGTGCGAGCAATACCCGCTTCGCGCAGATGGAAGTGCAGCGTGGGATCTTTCCTTTTGGTGGTGCGACTTTACGTTTTCAGCAGATCGCCGGTTGGGGCAACGCGATGCGCTGGCTGCTGACCGGCGATGAGTTTGATGCCCACGATGCCCTGCGCCTGGGATTGGTGCAGGAAGTGATGGCCAGCGAAGACTTGTTGCCGCGAGCGATTGAACTGGCCGAACGGATTGCCCGGCAGGCACCGCTGGGGGTGCAGGCGACGTTGATGTCGGCGCGGCAGGCGCGCTATGAAGGTGAGACAGCGGCGGCGCAAGGGTTGCCGGCGCTGGTGAAGAAGTTGCTGGCCAGTGAAGATGCCAAAGAGGGAGTACGGTCGCTGGTGGAGCGGCGACCCGGCATCTTCAAAGGAATATGA
- a CDS encoding DEAD/DEAH box helicase codes for MTQEIGGFAALELHPNIVAAVVATGYEEPSAIQQQSIPIILAGHDMIGQAQTGTGKTAAFALPILHRIDPSKREPQALILAPTRELALQVATAFETYAKQMPGVTVVAVYGGAPMGPQLKAIRNGAQIVVATPGRLCDHLRRDEKVLATVNHLVLDEADEMLKLGFMDDLEVIFKAMPETRQTVLFSATLPQSIRAIAERHLRDPKHVKIQSKTQTVTAIEQAHLLVHADQKTSAVLSLLEVEDFDALIMFVRTKQATLDLASALDAKGYKAAALNGDIAQNQRERVIDSLKDGRLDIVVATDVAARGLDVPRITHVFNVDMPYDPESYVHRIGRTGRAGREGRALLLVTPRERRMLQVIERVTGQKVAEVRLPDAQAVLDARIKKLTNSLSPLVADAESTHGELLDRLTADIGCTPRALAAALLRKATNGQALNLAAIEKERPLVPNNAPRGDRPERSGDRPDRGDRERRAPMPLGEGRARCRTALGARDGIAAKNLLGAILNEGGLAREAIGRIQVRDSFSLVELPEDGLDKLLTKLKDTRVAGKQLKLRRYRED; via the coding sequence ATGACCCAGGAAATCGGCGGCTTCGCCGCTCTTGAACTTCATCCTAATATTGTCGCTGCAGTAGTCGCTACCGGCTATGAAGAGCCTTCGGCCATTCAGCAGCAGTCGATCCCGATCATCCTCGCCGGTCACGATATGATTGGTCAGGCGCAAACCGGTACCGGTAAAACCGCTGCCTTTGCCCTGCCTATCCTGCACCGCATTGATCCGTCCAAGCGCGAGCCGCAAGCTCTGATCCTGGCCCCAACTCGTGAGTTGGCGCTACAAGTTGCAACCGCTTTCGAAACCTACGCCAAGCAAATGCCGGGCGTAACTGTTGTGGCTGTCTACGGCGGCGCGCCGATGGGCCCACAATTGAAAGCAATCCGTAATGGCGCACAGATCGTTGTCGCCACACCGGGCCGTCTGTGCGACCACCTGCGTCGCGACGAAAAAGTCCTCGCTACCGTGAACCACCTGGTTCTGGACGAAGCAGACGAAATGCTCAAACTCGGTTTCATGGACGACCTGGAAGTGATCTTCAAGGCCATGCCGGAAACCCGTCAGACCGTATTGTTCTCGGCGACCCTGCCGCAGTCGATCCGTGCCATCGCCGAGCGTCACCTGCGCGATCCGAAGCACGTGAAGATCCAGAGCAAGACCCAGACCGTTACCGCGATCGAACAGGCTCACCTGTTGGTTCACGCTGACCAGAAGACTTCGGCCGTTCTCAGCTTGCTGGAAGTGGAAGATTTCGACGCTCTGATCATGTTCGTACGCACCAAGCAAGCGACCCTGGATCTGGCCAGCGCCCTCGACGCCAAAGGCTACAAAGCCGCGGCGCTGAACGGTGACATCGCCCAGAACCAGCGTGAGCGCGTCATCGACTCGCTGAAAGATGGCCGTCTGGACATCGTTGTCGCGACCGACGTAGCTGCTCGTGGTCTGGACGTTCCGCGCATCACTCACGTGTTCAACGTTGACATGCCGTACGACCCAGAGTCCTACGTTCACCGTATCGGCCGTACTGGCCGTGCCGGTCGCGAAGGTCGTGCGCTGCTGCTGGTGACTCCACGTGAGCGCCGCATGCTGCAAGTGATCGAGCGTGTCACCGGTCAGAAGGTGGCTGAAGTTCGCCTGCCGGACGCTCAAGCCGTTCTCGATGCACGCATCAAGAAACTGACCAACAGCCTGTCGCCGCTGGTCGCTGATGCCGAATCGACTCACGGTGAGCTGCTGGATCGTCTGACCGCTGACATCGGTTGCACCCCGCGTGCACTGGCTGCAGCCCTGCTGCGCAAGGCTACCAACGGTCAGGCGCTGAACCTGGCAGCGATCGAGAAGGAACGTCCACTGGTGCCGAACAACGCACCGCGTGGCGACCGTCCTGAGCGTTCCGGTGACCGTCCTGATCGTGGTGATCGCGAGCGTCGCGCGCCAATGCCTCTGGGCGAAGGCCGTGCCCGTTGCCGTACCGCGCTGGGTGCGCGTGACGGTATCGCCGCCAAGAACCTGCTGGGCGCCATCCTCAACGAAGGCGGTCTGGCCCGTGAAGCGATCGGTCGCATCCAGGTGCGTGACAGCTTCAGCCTCGTCGAGTTGCCGGAAGATGGTCTGGATAAGCTCCTGACCAAGCTGAAGGACACTCGCGTTGCTGGCAAGCAGTTGAAGCTGCGTCGCTATCGCGAAGATTGA
- the msrB gene encoding peptide-methionine (R)-S-oxide reductase MsrB: MEKLEKTLEEWRAMLDPEQYNVCRLSATERPFSGKYNATKTDGVYHCVCCNEPLFDSTTKFDSGCGWPSFYAPIGASAMTEIRDTSHGMIRTEVKCARCDAHLGHVFPDGPPPTGLRYCINSVCLNLEPRE, translated from the coding sequence ATGGAAAAGTTGGAAAAAACCCTGGAAGAATGGCGTGCGATGCTCGACCCCGAGCAATACAACGTGTGCCGTCTGAGTGCCACCGAACGACCGTTCTCCGGCAAATACAACGCCACCAAAACCGACGGTGTTTATCACTGTGTCTGCTGTAACGAGCCGCTGTTCGATTCCACGACCAAATTCGATTCCGGCTGCGGCTGGCCGAGCTTCTACGCGCCGATCGGCGCAAGCGCCATGACCGAAATCCGTGACACCAGCCACGGCATGATTCGCACCGAAGTGAAATGCGCCCGTTGCGATGCGCACCTGGGGCACGTATTCCCGGACGGCCCGCCGCCGACCGGTTTGCGTTATTGCATCAATTCGGTGTGCCTGAACCTTGAACCGCGCGAATGA